ATCTGCTAAAGTTATTCAAAGTTCAGGAACCAGTTTATTAACATTAATAGATGAAATTCTTGATCTGGCAAAAATAGAATCCGGTAAAATGACCCTTGAATACCAGGAAGTAGTCGTTGAAGAAATTGTGAAAGATCTGAAAAGTCTTTTCAGTCCAGTATTTCAGGAGAAAGACCTTCCATTTCATATCCAGATAGATTCAAACGTACAGAAAGCTATTGAAAGTGATCGTCTTAGAATTGATCAGGTATTAAGAAACCTGTTGTCTAATGCTTTAAAGTTTACAACAAAAGGAAGCATTGATTTACATATCAAAAAGCATTCTGAAAAAGATAATTTTATTATATTTTCAGTAAAAGATACTGGTGTAGGAATAGCCGAGGAGAAACAAAAAATTATCTTTGAAGCTTTCCAGCAGGCTGATGGATCTACAAAAAGAAAATTTGGAGGTACCGGTCTGGGGCTTTCAATAAGCCGTGAAATTGCAAGACTTTTGGGAGGTGAGCTTGTTCTGAAAAGTGAACTGAATAAAGGAAGTGAATTCAGTTTCATTATTCCTGTACATCCGGTAATTGAAATTGTTCACTCTGAAACAGATCAGGATCTGGTAGAAATCATCCGTGAAGATGTTGAAGAAATTCAAAACATTCTTGATGAAGGGGAATTGGTTCTGTTGAACAACTTGGAAATTCCTGAAGATGTGGAGGATGACAGAGAGAATATTCAGGAAGGAGATAAGATTATTCTTATTATTGAAGATGATACCAATTTTGCAAAAGCATTATTGAAATATGCCCATTTGCAGAATTATAAGGGCGTGGTGGTTGTAAGGGGAGATTATGGTCTTTCAGCTGCTCAGAAGTATCACCCACATGCGATTTTATTGGATGTTCAACTTCCGGTAAAAGATGGATGGGAAGTAATGGACGAATTGAAAGCCGATCCTCATGTAAGACATATCCCTGTACATATGATGTCTGCTCTGCATGTGAAAAAAGAAAGCCTTATGAAAGGGGCTGTTGACTTTATCAATAAGCCTGTAGCTCTGGATAAAATGACTGATGTATTCAGAAAAATTGAAGAGGCATTACAAAAAGGGCCTCAAAAAGTTTTAATTGTTGAGGAAAATGCCAAACATGCCAGCGCATTATCCTATTTTCTGAGTAATTTTAATATTTCCTTATCGGTTGAAAATAATGTGGAAGACAGCGTAAAAGCACTGACTTCCGATCTTGTTGATTGTGTTATTCTGGACATTGAAAGTGCCAAAGGAAATGATTATCATATCATTGAATCAATTAAAAGTTATGAGGGGCTGGAAAATCTGCCGATCATTATTTTTACTGAGCATCATTTATCCAAAGAAGAAGAGCTTAAAATAAAACAATATGCAGATTCTATTGTTGTAAAAACAGCACATTCTTATCAGAGAATCTTGGATGAAGTAGGTTTATTCTTACATTTGGTGGAAGAAAAAAACAGTTCGGCTGAAAGTAATACAGGCAGGATGTTGGGCTCCTTAACAGAAGTTCTGAGTGGTAAAAAAGTACTCATTACTGATGATGATGTTCGAAATATTTTTTCTTTAACCAAAGCACTGGAAAAATATAAGGTTGAAGTAATTGTTGCCATGGACGGAAAGCATGCTCTTGAGCAAATTGACCACAATCCTGATGTAGACGTTATTTTGATGGATATGATGATGCCTGAAATGGATGGCTATGAAACAATAAAGGAAATACGAAAAATGCCGGCATTTAAAAGACTGCCTATTATAGCTATTACGGCCAAATCAATGATTGGAGAACGTGAAAAATGTATTACAGCAGGAGCTTCGGACTATATCTCAAAGCCTGTAGATATTGATCAGTTATTATCACTCCTTCGTGTTTGGTTGTATGAAAGTTAAACAGATAAAATTCTGATGGATAAGAAAATCTTAATTGTGGATGATGACCCACGCAATATATTTGCATTGAAGCTAACCCTTAAAGCCCGTGGATATGCAGTTGAATCCTGTACAATGGCCCAGGAAGCCCTGGAAATTCTGAAGTCCCACCCTCAGTTTTCTGTTGTTCTTATGGACATGATGATGCCGGGAATAGATGGCTATGAAGCTGTAAGAATGATAAGAAATACCCAGGAAATAAAACATATTCCGGTGATTGCTGTCACTGCACAGGCAATGCCTGAAGACCGACAGAAATGTTTGGAAGCAGGAGCTGATGAGTATGTATCGAAACCAATTGATGTGGATCTTTTAATAATGGCAATAGAAAAACTTTCATAGATGCTGGAACCAAGTATCGTAAAAGATGAAGAAATAGAA
This Chryseobacterium sp. G0162 DNA region includes the following protein-coding sequences:
- a CDS encoding response regulator; the protein is MPKKIIRNLQFGIGLSLLILITSSVASYWSIQNQMNHRESLSKSRRSVTAVKDILVALLDAETGNRGYQLTGREDFLEPYKRGVREYSESLVHAESLGVEDKNQQERLARLKIAVSQVMDNLKNLVENRRRGIIMTQEQIVMGKAYMDECRKIVKDFIQYEESQVEIKNKDLTRSSETTVIFIVFSAIAAVVVTAFFYFKMRADLIRRDELEKMLRDKDQEMTRRVSAIQKIANRVANGDYSEKAVDNSEDDLGDLVESLNHMTESLKTSFDKINKSDWRQKGLALLNESLVGNKSVQEVSNKALYQLIEYGNCINGSLYLFDEGILRLNKAFGLEANMKRTFELGEGMVGQAFMNAKTQVYNNLHEDDFVVTFASSTIKIYGIILIPVFADGHAIGVIELGSTSNFDEDRINYFEECCINIGIALNAAKGREKEQQLLEETQAQSEELQVQHSELENLNTELEAQTQKLQASEEELKVQQEELMQANAELEERSRLLEEKNHLIAERNNEIQKKVEELALSTKYKSEFLANMSHELRTPLNSILLLSRLMAENPDENLNEDQVESAKVIQSSGTSLLTLIDEILDLAKIESGKMTLEYQEVVVEEIVKDLKSLFSPVFQEKDLPFHIQIDSNVQKAIESDRLRIDQVLRNLLSNALKFTTKGSIDLHIKKHSEKDNFIIFSVKDTGVGIAEEKQKIIFEAFQQADGSTKRKFGGTGLGLSISREIARLLGGELVLKSELNKGSEFSFIIPVHPVIEIVHSETDQDLVEIIREDVEEIQNILDEGELVLLNNLEIPEDVEDDRENIQEGDKIILIIEDDTNFAKALLKYAHLQNYKGVVVVRGDYGLSAAQKYHPHAILLDVQLPVKDGWEVMDELKADPHVRHIPVHMMSALHVKKESLMKGAVDFINKPVALDKMTDVFRKIEEALQKGPQKVLIVEENAKHASALSYFLSNFNISLSVENNVEDSVKALTSDLVDCVILDIESAKGNDYHIIESIKSYEGLENLPIIIFTEHHLSKEEELKIKQYADSIVVKTAHSYQRILDEVGLFLHLVEEKNSSAESNTGRMLGSLTEVLSGKKVLITDDDVRNIFSLTKALEKYKVEVIVAMDGKHALEQIDHNPDVDVILMDMMMPEMDGYETIKEIRKMPAFKRLPIIAITAKSMIGEREKCITAGASDYISKPVDIDQLLSLLRVWLYES
- a CDS encoding response regulator, whose protein sequence is MDKKILIVDDDPRNIFALKLTLKARGYAVESCTMAQEALEILKSHPQFSVVLMDMMMPGIDGYEAVRMIRNTQEIKHIPVIAVTAQAMPEDRQKCLEAGADEYVSKPIDVDLLIMAIEKLS